One window of the Cryptococcus gattii WM276 chromosome E, complete sequence genome contains the following:
- a CDS encoding uncharacterized protein (Similar to SGTC gene model, INSD accession EAL20439.1) yields the protein MSRSTTPAYQLRRPALHIPSAPASSTASRAGTPPSSNTSAKQIISLDEWENKSPLSNEQIGSIGAVKARFGERDLPEKFKNEGPLVATPAPGSLLYLPSSSRGPSLPNTPTPEDSSSTAIVPSPLYPKLISTPQQFLDHFTQLTLSTEHEQDSLYRDHLSEIVGLKERCDGLIELLEEGEKEVKEMEKCLGYVEERSESLRGACEDLLEEQTHLLTHTSQLAHRLTFFTFLESATRMLNNPGNDLVLNPQFLPTVKRLEECLTYLGEHRDFKDAEVYLLRYQQCMTRSMALIRLYFVGVIKNLGQEVGRRLADQSLSETATQAFIYTKFISLSATLRPLLAELEQRVASNPDELGSLLVECHTTYLTTRRNLIGQRVNAEIGRMDPDKSDLVDLARSGCSYLKQTCTDEFNLFKHFFLSGESQLYGFLESLCDYLYDHLRPRILHEPSLQVLCGVCTVLQALMVREVSDEEDDDESAIFTPSSTPGSLHYPGGDDYFSSRPRMYRSGSSHNISHSRSQSIRRVSSYGSHLSSASPTALLSPSTLAAMVKSRKRKPLSRLHIEVLLRMVLQDAQTRLVFRAQALLSADVEYYAPKEGDLDYPERLKLGLQGNKLVSRQLAVSLDAEDDDEPAILELPPPDAQKSWYPSLRVTLWVLSCLHTYVDAVVFEDLAQEAVIMCRRSLSSAADMLVARKGKKRTMDAKMFLVRHLLILKEMTAGLELGKARRQEWSGIGDFLKSLLDNASSLLGYQRGSAQSNFAPDARTDVDRALKAACEDLISLVAARAISPLRSFLDKCTAYIAKSAASSSSAKTDLSAQEFATSEKVKEVHEEFKSICTKEIEDWKKELRMYLLDEDTVAVLLPPAYNAIVDGYRQFHDLIRAEYDFSTAAGIMRPSGVMDMLEMAP from the exons ATGTCCCGCTCTACTACACCAGCTTATCAATTGCGCCGTCCGGCTCTCCACATCCCCTCAGCCCCTGCCTCGTCTACCGCGTCCCGCGCCGGCACACCGCCGTCTTCGAATACAAGCGCAAAACAGATAATCTCGCTTGACGAGTGGGAGAACAAATCACCCTTGAGCAATGAACAAATTGGGAGTATAGGAGCTGTAAAGGCAAGGTTTGGAGAGAGGGACTTGCCGGAGAAGTTTAAGAACGAGGGGCCATTGGTCGCTACACCGGCCCCTGGTAGCCTTCTCTATCTTCCATCATCGTCGCGGGGCCCTTCATTACCCAATACTCCTACCCCGGAAGATTCATCTTCGACAGCGATTGTCCCTTCTCCACTATATCCGAAGTTGATCAGTACTCCTCAACAGTTCCTGGACCACTTTACGCAACTTACATTGTCGACCGAGCATGAACAAGATTCTCTTTATCGCGATCATTTGTCAGAGATCGTAGGGCTAAAAGAGAGATGTGATGGATTGATAGAGCTCTTAGAAGAGGGAGAAAAGGAGGtgaaagagatggaaaaaTGCCTAGGTTATGTGGAAGAACGAAGTGAGAGTCTAAGAGGTGCTTGTGAGGATCTCCTTGAAGAGCAG ACCCATCTCCTCACACATACATCTCAACTGGCACATCGTTTAACATTCTTTACCTTCCTTGAGAGTGCTACCCGAATGCTCAACAATCCCGGTAATGATCTTGTCCTCAATCCCCAATTCTTGCCGACGGTCAAACGGCTGGAAGAATGCCTCACGTATCTCGGGGAGCAC agagacTTCAAAGATGCTGAGGTGTATCTTTTACGATACCAGCAGTGTATGACTAGAAGTATGGCCTTGATTAGGTTATACTTCGTTGGTGTTATCAAGAATCTTGGGCAGGAAGTGGGAAGACGATTAGCGGATCAG TCCTTATCAGAGACAGCCACTCAAGCCTTCATTTACACCAAATTCATATCTCTATCCGCTACGCTTCGGCCACTGTTGGCGGAACTGGAACAGCGTGTGGCTTCAAATCCCGATGAGCTCGGATCACTTCTTGTAGAATGCCATACGACGTATCTGACGACAAGGAGAAACTTGATAGGTCAACGAGTTAATGCTGAAATTGGGAGGATGGATCCGGACAAGAGCGACTTGGTCGATCTA GCGAGATCGGGGTGTAGCTATTTGAAGCAGACTTGTACAGATGAGTTTAATCTATTCAAGCATTTCTTCCTATCTGGTGAATCTCAGCTCTA TGGTTTCCTTGAAAGCCTTTGTGACTACCTCTACGACCATCTTCGTCCTCGGATTCTACACGAGCCGTCTCTTCAAGTTCTTTGCGGGGTGTGCACAGTCCTCCAAGCGCTGATGGTCCGTGAGGTCAGcgacgaagaagatgatgatgaatCAGCTATCTTCACCCCCTCATCCACCCCAGGATCATTGCACTACCCCGGCGGCGACGATTACTTCTCATCTAGACCTCGAATGTATCGATCCGGTTCTTCCCATAACATCTCTCACTCCCGTTCACAGTCCATTCGGCGAGTATCGAGCTACGGTTCACACCTGTCATCTGCATCTCCAACTGCTCTTCTATCGCCTAGCACACTTGCCGCAATGGTTAAGTCGAGAAAGAGAAAGCCGTTATCTCGGTTACATATTGAAGTGCTGTTGCGCATGGTGCTGCAAGATGCACAGACGAGGCTAGTCTTCAGGGCTCAGGCGCTGCTCAGCGCGGACGTGGAGTATTATGCACCAAAGGAGGGGGATCTGGATTATCCCGAGCGGCTCAAGCTAG GTTTGCAAGGTAATAAGCTCGTTTCTAGGCAACTGGCTGTATCATTGGATGcggaggatgatgatgaacCGGCCATTCTTGAGTTACCTCCTCCAGACGCTCAAAAGAGTTGGTATCCTTCTCTGAGAGTAACCCTCTGGGTCTTATCCTGTTTGCACACCTATGTCGAT GCTGTGGTTTTCGAGGATCTTGCTCAGGAAGCGGTAATCATGTGTCGTCGTTCTCTCTCTTCTGCTGCCGATATGCTGGTAGCTAGGAAGGGTAAAAAGAGGACCATGGATGCCAAGATGTTTTTGGTGAGACACCTCTTGATCCTGAAAGAAATGACAGCAGGATTGGAGTTGGGCAAAGCGAGGAGACAAGAGTGGAGTGGTATTGGAG ACTTTTTAAAGTCCTTACTTGACAAtgcctcttctctcttGGGCTACCAACGAGGTTCCGCTCAATCCAACTTCGCCCCCGACGCTCGAACGGACGTCGATCGCGCCCTCAAAGCAGCGTGTGAAGATCTCATTTCCCTTGTCGCAGCACGTGCAATCTCTCCTTTGCGCAGTTTCCTTGATAAATGTACAGCTTACATCGCGAAGTCGGCGGCATCGTCGAGTTCGGCTAAGACCGACCTGTCGGCACAGGAATTTGCAACTTCTGAAAAGGTGAAGGAAGTGCACGAGGAATTCAAGTCGATTTGTACCAAGGAAATCGAGGACTGGAAGAAAGAATTGAGGATGTATCTGCTAGATGAAGATACCGTTGCGGTGTTACTCCCTCCAGCCTAT AACGCGATCGTTGATGGTTATCGACAGTTCCACGACCTTATCAGAGCCGAGTACGACTTTAGTACTGCGGCAGGGATTATGAGACCGTCAGGAGTGATGGATATGCTTGAGATGGCTCCGTAG
- a CDS encoding Serine/threonine protein phosphatase 2A, catalytic subunit, putative (Similar to TIGR gene model, INSD accession AAW43622.1), which translates to MSANDDVDAWIAQLMQCKPLSEPEVKKLCDKAREVLMEESNVQPVRCPVTVCGDIHGQFHDLSELFRIGGNSPDTNYLFMGDYVDRGYYSVETVTLLVALKLRYRDRVTILRGNHESRQITQVYGFYDECLRKYGNANVWKFFTDLFDYLPLTALIDNQIFCLHGGLSPSIDTLDHIRSIDRIQEVPHEGPMCDLLWSDPDDRCGWGISPRGAGYTFGQDISEAFNHNNGLTLVARAHQLVMEGFAWSQERNVVTIFSAPNYCYRCGNQAAILEVDDALKYTFLQFDPAPRAGEPLVTRRPPDYFL; encoded by the exons ATGTCGGCCAACGACGACGTCGATGCCTGGATCGCCCAGTTGATGCAATGCAAGCCTCTAAGCGAGCCCGAAGTGAAGAAGCTATGTGATAAG GCGCGAGAAGTTCTGATGGAAGAATCCAACGTTCAACCCGTGAGGTGTCCCGTCACAGTCTGTGGTGACATTCATGGTCAATTC CACGACCTTTCGGAACTCTTCCGTATCGGCGGCAACTCTCCTGACACAAACTACCTTTTCATGGGAGATTATGTCGACCGAGGATACTACTCTGTGGAGACCGTCACGCTTCTGGTTGCGCTCAAATTGCGGTACCGAGATCGTGTGACTATTTTGCGAGGAAACCATGAGTCTCGTCAGATCACCCAGGTTTATGGTTTCTACGACGAGTGTTTAAGAAAATACGGCAATGCCAATGTCTGGAAATTCTTCACCGACTTGTTTGACTATCTTCCTCTGACTGCATTGATTGACAACCAA ATCTTCTGTCTGCACGGTGGTCTGTCGCCGTCAATCGACACCCTTGACCACATTCGATCTATTGACCGTATTCAGGAGGTTCCGCACGAGGGCCCCATGTGTGATCTTCTTTGGTCAGACCCTGACGACAGGTGCGGTTGGGGTATCAGTCCTCGAGGGGCTGGTTACACTTTTGGTCAAGATATCTCTGAGGCTTTCA ATCATAACAACGGGCTTACATTGGTCGCGCGAGCACATCAATTGGTCATGGAAGGTTTCGCCTGGTCACAAGAACGAAATGTCGTCACCATATTCTCTGCTCCCAACTATTGTTACCGATGTGGTAATCAGGCTGCTATCCTTGAAGTGGATGATGCGCTCAAATACACCTT CCTTCAATTCGATCCTGCACCTCGGGCTGGTGAACCTCTGGTGACCCGTAGACCCCCAGACTAT TTCCTTTAA